One segment of SAR324 cluster bacterium DNA contains the following:
- a CDS encoding GFA family protein, with amino-acid sequence MKIDGSCHCGKITLTAEVDPATAMTCHCVDCQILAGGPCRTGIPSAAENVTVEGEPNEYIKMAESGRKRVQGFCGVCGTSLYAADENKTRFIIRMGFLNQREQLTPTKHIYQDSSASWLKGIEQQQWFARMP; translated from the coding sequence GAAGCTGCCACTGCGGCAAAATCACCCTGACTGCTGAAGTAGATCCAGCAACAGCAATGACCTGTCATTGTGTAGATTGTCAGATACTAGCAGGCGGGCCCTGTAGAACAGGGATCCCCTCCGCAGCTGAGAACGTCACTGTAGAGGGAGAACCCAACGAATACATTAAGATGGCAGAAAGTGGAAGAAAACGTGTGCAAGGTTTTTGTGGTGTCTGTGGGACAAGCCTCTACGCAGCTGATGAAAACAAAACGAGATTCATCATTCGGATGGGATTTCTCAATCAGCGTGAACAATTGACTCCTACCAAACACATCTATCAGGATTCTTCTGCAAGCTGGCTCAAGGGCATCGAACAGCAACAATGGTTTGCAAGAATGCCCTGA